From a single Myotis daubentonii chromosome 5, mMyoDau2.1, whole genome shotgun sequence genomic region:
- the KIAA1191 gene encoding putative monooxygenase p33MONOX isoform X2 produces MSLPIGMSRRAFSYDDALEDPTPMTPPPSDMGSLPWKPVIPERKYQHLAKVEEGEASVSSPAMTLSSATDNMDKVPVVKAKATRVIMSSLITKQTQESIQRFEQQAGLRDAGYTPHKGLTTEETKYLRVAEALHKLKLQSGEVAREEKQPASAQSTPSSTPHSSPRQKPRGWFSSGSSTALPGPHFSTMDSGDKDRNSADKWSLFGPRSLQKSDSGGFATQPYRGAQKPSPMELMRMQATRMADDPATFKPPKMDLPVMEGKKQPSRTHNLKPRDLNVLTPTGF; encoded by the exons ATGTCCCTGCCCATCGGGATGAGCCGCCGGGCATTCAGCTATGATGATGCCCTGGAGGACCCTACGCCCATGACTCCTCCTCCATCGGACATGGGCAGCCTCCCCTGGAAGCCAGTGATTCCAGAGCGCAAGTACCAGCACCTCGCCAAG gtggaggaaggagaagcCAGTGTCTCCTCCCCTGCCATGACCCTGTCATCGGCCACTGACAATATGGACAAGGTCCCAGTGGTGAAGGCTAAAGCCACCCGTGTCATCATGAGTTCTCTGATCACAA AACAGACCCAGGAGAGCATTCAGCGTTTTGAGcaacaggcagggctgagagatGCTGGCTACACACCTCACAAGGGCCTGACCACCGAGGAGACCAAGTACCTTCGAGTGGCAGAAGCACTCCAC AAACTAAAGCTACAGAGTGGAGAGGTAGCGAGGGAAGAGAAGCAGCCGGCCTCCGCCCAGTCCACCCCCAGCAGCACCCCCCACTCTTCCCCCAGGCAGAAGCCGAG AGGCTGGTTCTCTTCGGGCTCTTCCACGGCCTTACCTGGCCCACATTTTAGCACCATGGATTCTGGGGATAAAGACAGAAACTCGGCAGATAAATGGAGCCTCTTTGGACCAAGATCCCTCCAGAAGTCTGATTCGG GAGGCTTTGCCACCCAGCCCTACAGAGGCGCCCAGAAGCCTTCTCCAATGGAACTGATGCGCATGCAGGCCACGCGGATGGCCGACGATCCAGCCACCTTCAAGCCGCCCAAGATGGACCTCCCAGTGATGGAAGGGAAGAAACAACCGTCTCGGACCCATAATCTCAAACCCAGGGACTTGAATGTGCTCACACCCACCGGCTTCTAG
- the ARL10 gene encoding ADP-ribosylation factor-like protein 10, with the protein MAPRPLSPLVLALGGAAAVLGSVLFVLWKSYFGRGRERRWDRGEGWWGAEPARLPEWDEWDPEDEEDDEPALEELEQREVLVLGLDGSGKSTFLRVLSGKSPLEGHIPTWGFNSVRLPTRDFEVDLLEIGGSQNLRFYWKEFVNEVDVLVFMVDSADRLRLPWARQELHRLLDKDPDLPVVVVANKQDLSEAMSMVELQQELGLQVVDSQREVFLLGASIAPVGPGSEDPGTVHIWKLLLQLLS; encoded by the exons ATGGCGCCGCGCCCCCTGAGCCCCTTGGTGCTGGCGCTGGGCGGCGCCGCGGCCGTGCTGGGCTCGGTGCTCTTCGTTCTCTGGAAGAGCTACTTCGGCCGCGGACGGGAGCGGCGCTGGGACCGCGGCGAGGGCTGGTGGGGCGCGGAGCCCGCCCGCCTCCCCGAGTGGGACGAGTGGGAC CCCGAAGACGAGGAGGACGACGAGCCGGCGCTGGAGGAGCTGGAGCAGCGCGaggtgctggtgctggggctggATGGCTCCGGCAAGAGCACGTTCCTGCGCGTGCTGTCCGGGAAGTCGCCGCTGGAAGGCCACATCCCCACCTGGGGCTTCAACTCCGTGCGGCTGCCCACCAGGGACTTCGAGGTGGACCTGCTAGAGA TTGGTGGCAGCCAGAACCTGCGCTTCTACTGGAAGGAGTTTGTGAACGAGGTGGACGTGCTGGTGTTCATGGTGGACTCGGCTGACCGGCTGCGGCTGCCCTGGGCCCGGCAGGAGCTGCACAGGCTGCTGGACAAGGACCCTGACCTGCCTGTCGTGGTGGTGGCCAACAAGCAG GACCTGAGCGAGGCCATGAGCATGGTGGAGCTGCAGCAGGAGCTGGGTCTGCAGGTTGTCGACAGCCAGCGGGAGGTCTTCCTCTTGGGGGCCAGCATCGCCCCTGTGGGACCCGGATCTGAAGACCCTGGCACCGTGCACATCTGGAAACTACTCTTGCAGCTTCTCTCCTAg
- the KIAA1191 gene encoding putative monooxygenase p33MONOX isoform X1 — protein MASRPSEVPALEPSGPLGKMSLPIGMSRRAFSYDDALEDPTPMTPPPSDMGSLPWKPVIPERKYQHLAKVEEGEASVSSPAMTLSSATDNMDKVPVVKAKATRVIMSSLITKQTQESIQRFEQQAGLRDAGYTPHKGLTTEETKYLRVAEALHKLKLQSGEVAREEKQPASAQSTPSSTPHSSPRQKPRGWFSSGSSTALPGPHFSTMDSGDKDRNSADKWSLFGPRSLQKSDSGGFATQPYRGAQKPSPMELMRMQATRMADDPATFKPPKMDLPVMEGKKQPSRTHNLKPRDLNVLTPTGF, from the exons ATGGCTTCGAGACCATCAGAAGTGCCTG CTCTTGAGCCTAGTGGGCCTCTAGGCAAGATGTCCCTGCCCATCGGGATGAGCCGCCGGGCATTCAGCTATGATGATGCCCTGGAGGACCCTACGCCCATGACTCCTCCTCCATCGGACATGGGCAGCCTCCCCTGGAAGCCAGTGATTCCAGAGCGCAAGTACCAGCACCTCGCCAAG gtggaggaaggagaagcCAGTGTCTCCTCCCCTGCCATGACCCTGTCATCGGCCACTGACAATATGGACAAGGTCCCAGTGGTGAAGGCTAAAGCCACCCGTGTCATCATGAGTTCTCTGATCACAA AACAGACCCAGGAGAGCATTCAGCGTTTTGAGcaacaggcagggctgagagatGCTGGCTACACACCTCACAAGGGCCTGACCACCGAGGAGACCAAGTACCTTCGAGTGGCAGAAGCACTCCAC AAACTAAAGCTACAGAGTGGAGAGGTAGCGAGGGAAGAGAAGCAGCCGGCCTCCGCCCAGTCCACCCCCAGCAGCACCCCCCACTCTTCCCCCAGGCAGAAGCCGAG AGGCTGGTTCTCTTCGGGCTCTTCCACGGCCTTACCTGGCCCACATTTTAGCACCATGGATTCTGGGGATAAAGACAGAAACTCGGCAGATAAATGGAGCCTCTTTGGACCAAGATCCCTCCAGAAGTCTGATTCGG GAGGCTTTGCCACCCAGCCCTACAGAGGCGCCCAGAAGCCTTCTCCAATGGAACTGATGCGCATGCAGGCCACGCGGATGGCCGACGATCCAGCCACCTTCAAGCCGCCCAAGATGGACCTCCCAGTGATGGAAGGGAAGAAACAACCGTCTCGGACCCATAATCTCAAACCCAGGGACTTGAATGTGCTCACACCCACCGGCTTCTAG
- the NOP16 gene encoding nucleolar protein 16: MPKAKGKTRRQKFGYSVNRKRLNRSARRKAAPRIECSHIRHAWDHTKSVRQNLAEMGLAMDPNKAVPLRKRKVQAMEVDVDERRQLIRKPYVLNDLEAEASLPEKKGNTLSRDLIDYVRYMVENHGEDYKAMARDEKNYYQDTPKQIRNKINVYKRFYPAEWEAFTHSLQKNAMEVA; the protein is encoded by the exons ATGCCCAAGGCCAAGGGGAAGACCCGGCGGCAGAAGTTCGGTTACAGTGTTAACCGGAAGCGTCTGAACCGGAGTGCTCGACGGAAGGCAGCCCCGCGGATCGAGTG CTCCCACATCCGACATGCCTGGGACCACACCAAGTCCGTGCGGCAGAACCTGGCCGAGATGGGCTTGGCTATGGACCCCAACAAGGCGGTGCCCCTCCGTAAGAGAAAG GTCCAGGCCATGGAGGTGGACGTGGACGAGAGACGGCAGCTCATACGGAAGCCCTATGTGCTGAATG ACCTCGAGGCAGAAGCCAGCCTCccggaaaagaaaggaaatacgCTGTCTCGGGACCTCATAGACTACGTACGCTACATGGTGGAGAACCATGGGGAGGACTACAAG GCTATGGCCCGGGATGAGAAGAATTATTATCAAGATACCCCGAAACAGATTCGGAATAAGATCAACGTCTATAAGCGCTTTTACCCAGCGGAGTGGGAAGCCTTCACTCATTCTTTGCAGAAGAATGCGATGGAGGTTGCATGA